One Pyxicephalus adspersus chromosome 3, UCB_Pads_2.0, whole genome shotgun sequence genomic window carries:
- the LOC140327516 gene encoding vomeronasal type-2 receptor 26-like, with the protein MKRGIHQCCFECMQCSEGEISNETEKGSCHRCPEDQWPNNNKCEPKPVEYLAFKNDPIINLVSSISVILFLKSSTILAIFIVFQDTPLVRANNQNLSFILLISIMLSFICVFLFLGRPVHTTCMLRQTSFGIIFSVAISSILAKTIMVYSAFKATKPGSLWKKIIGVKITNVVVFLCSFVQVLISIIWLSISPPFPENNTHLYMDKIIIQCNEGSVLAFSILLGYMGLLAAVTFIAAFLARNLPDSFNEAKYITFSMLVFCSVWIVFIPAYMSVSGKNTVLVEIFAILSSSLGILSCIFFPKCYIILLRPELNSKSHLLKQAPR; encoded by the exons ATGAAGAGAGGAATCCATCAGTGCTGCTTTGAATGTATGCAGTGTTCAGAAGGGGAAATATCGAATGAGACAG aaaaaggcTCATGCCATAGATGTCCAGAAGACCAGTGGCCAAATAACAACAAGTGTGAACCAAAGCCTGTGGAATATCTGGCTTTCAAAAATGATCCCATAATTAATCTGGTTTCCTCTATCTCAGTGATACTATTTCTTAAATCATCCACTATTTTGGCAATCTTCATTGTTTTTCAGGACACACCACTTGTCAGAGCTAATAATCAAAATCTGAGCTTCATTCTCCTCATCTCTATCATGTTaagttttatttgtgtgtttttgtttctggGCCGTCCAGTACATACAACATGCATGCTACGTCAGACATCCTTTGGAATCATCTTCTCGGTCGCCATCTCCTCTATTTTGGCCAAAACTATCATGGTCTACTCAGCATTTAAAGCCACCAAACCTGGAAGTCTctggaaaaaaattattggtgtgaAAATTACTAATGTTGtggtttttctttgttctttcgTTCAGGTTTTAATAAGTATTATTTGGTTATCTATTTCTCCTCCATTCCCAGAAAATAACACTCATTTGTACATGGACAAAATtatcattcagtgtaatgaagggtCTGTATTGGCATTTTCCATTCTCCTGGGCTACATGGGGCTTCTAGCAGCTGTGACGTTCATTGCGGCTTTCCTAGCCAGAAATTTACCAGATAGTTTCAATGAGGCCAaatacatcaccttcagcatgttGGTGTTCTGCAGCGTCTGGATCGTTTTTATCCCAGCTTATATGAGTGTATCAGGGAAGAACACTGTGCTTGTAGAGATATTTGCTATATTATCTTCTAGTTTGGGCATTTTGAGTTGTATATTTTTcccaaaatgttatattattttattgagacCAGAATTAAACTCAAAAAGTCACTTACTAAAACAAGCACCTAGATAA